The Clostridium aceticum genomic interval TAATGATTTACAAAATAAACTTTTTGAAAATCGAATAGCATTGGTTCAGGTTCAAAAGCAACTAGAAGAACATAATAATAAAGAATAAATTGAAGGTAATGAAAGTTTTTTAAAAAGTAGTGATATAATAATATTACTACTTTTTGTTATTTATATAAAAAAGAAAGGTTGTTAAAATCTATGAAAAAAGTAGAACTATTAGCACCGGCTGGTTCTTATGAAGCTTTGATGGCAGCTATTCAAAATGGAGCAGATGCAGTTTATTTAGGGGGACAAGCTTTTAGTGCCAGAGCTTACGCCTCCAACTTTGATGGAGAAACCTTAGAAAAGGCTATAGACTATGCCCATATAAGAGGGGTGAAGGTTTATGTTACAATAAACACCCTAATAAAAGATGCTGAAGTTGTAGAGCTGATAAAATACGTCTCTGATCTGTATTGTATAGGGGTAGATGCTGTGATTGTACAGGATTTAGGGGTTGTTAGAATTCTTAGAAGGATATTCCCTGATTTAGAAATTCATTGTAGTACCCAGATGACCCTGCATAATAGTGCAGGTATTCAGTTACTGAAGGAAATGGGCGTTGGTCGGGTGGTGGTGGCTAGAGAATTAAGTGTAAAAGATATAAAAACCATCCATGAAAACACAGGAATGGAGTTAGAAGTATTTGTCCATGGGGCACTTTGCTATGCTTATTCAGGTCAGTGTTTAATGAGCAGTATTATAGGAGGTCGCAGCGGAAATCGTGGGAGGTGTGCACAACCTTGCAGAAAACAGTATGAAATGATCTCCTTACATAATAAAGAAGGAAAAGAGAAAAAAAGACCTTCCTTTTATTTAAGTACCCGAGACTTAAATACTTTACAAAACATTGGAGAAATCATAGAGAGTGGTGCAGCCTCCTTTAAGATTGAAGGAAGAATGAAAAAACCTCAATATGTGGCCTCTATTGTTAGAGCTTACCGTAGAGCTATAGACGACTATCTAAATAAGAAGCAGCAATTGCTACATACAGTTGTTATAAAGGAAGTAACACAAATGTTTAATCGGAAATTTACTGAGGGCTATATTTTAGGCAGCCCGCCACAGAAGATGCTAAATGCTGAAAAACCCAATAATAGGGGATTAGCTATAGGAAAAGTAGATGCTTATGACGACAGAAAAAAAAGAGTAAGAATAAAGCTGACAGAGGGGATACGACAAGGAGACGGCATTGAAGTCTGGGGGAGTGATAGTATAGGAGGAACTGTCAATAAAATGTACCTACATAATAAATTGATCCATGAGGCAAAGGCAGGAGAAACAGTAGAAATACAAATAGAGGGCAAGATAAAAAAAGATGATAGGGTTTATAAGACGTTGGACTTGCAACTATCAAAGGACTTAGAAAAAACCTACAGCAACGATATAGAAAACAAGAAAGTCAGTATATGGGGAGAACTTAAGGTGCAATTGGCAGAACCTTTAAAGTTATATATATGGGATGACGAGGGAAATACTGTGTATAAAGAAAGCCGAGAGGTTGCGGAAAAGGCCGAAAAAGTCCCCTTAACGGAGGAAAAGATTATAGAGAATTTGAGTAAATTAGGCAATACTCCTTTTCAATTACAAGAAATGAAGGTGGAAGTGGAAGGAAGTATAGCTATACCTATTTCTGTCATTAATAAAATTAGAAGAGAAAGCATAGAAGATTTAATGACTATTAGAAAGAATAAACATAAAAGATCTCATGATTCAGTGAATTATTCCCTAGACCATATTCCAACTTTGGTAGAAAACTCAAAAAAGCCTACAGAAGATGCTAGACTGCCTAAGTTAACAGTTCAGGTAGATACCTTAGAACAACTGCAGTATGTATTACAAGAAAAGGTTGATAGGATTTATTATGGTAACCTACAGAACTTTCAAAAAGCTATAGAACTATGCAAGGCTAACAATGTAGAAATTTTTTTCAGAAGCCCCTCGATTATTAAGGATGAGGAGAACAAAATCCTACAGACAAAATTAAAAACATATAAATTTGACGGCATCTTAGCTGGAGAGTTAGGTATAATAGACTTCGGAAGAAACACTTTACAACTTCCTATTATTGCAGATACAACCTTAAATATTATGAATAGTAGTACCATTACTTTTTTAGAAGAAAGAGGTCTTAAGGGAATAAGTCTTTCCAATGAACTGGACTTAAAAGGCATTAGAGAGATCAGAGCCAGTAAAGATCT includes:
- a CDS encoding DUF3656 domain-containing U32 family peptidase — its product is MKKVELLAPAGSYEALMAAIQNGADAVYLGGQAFSARAYASNFDGETLEKAIDYAHIRGVKVYVTINTLIKDAEVVELIKYVSDLYCIGVDAVIVQDLGVVRILRRIFPDLEIHCSTQMTLHNSAGIQLLKEMGVGRVVVARELSVKDIKTIHENTGMELEVFVHGALCYAYSGQCLMSSIIGGRSGNRGRCAQPCRKQYEMISLHNKEGKEKKRPSFYLSTRDLNTLQNIGEIIESGAASFKIEGRMKKPQYVASIVRAYRRAIDDYLNKKQQLLHTVVIKEVTQMFNRKFTEGYILGSPPQKMLNAEKPNNRGLAIGKVDAYDDRKKRVRIKLTEGIRQGDGIEVWGSDSIGGTVNKMYLHNKLIHEAKAGETVEIQIEGKIKKDDRVYKTLDLQLSKDLEKTYSNDIENKKVSIWGELKVQLAEPLKLYIWDDEGNTVYKESREVAEKAEKVPLTEEKIIENLSKLGNTPFQLQEMKVEVEGSIAIPISVINKIRRESIEDLMTIRKNKHKRSHDSVNYSLDHIPTLVENSKKPTEDARLPKLTVQVDTLEQLQYVLQEKVDRIYYGNLQNFQKAIELCKANNVEIFFRSPSIIKDEENKILQTKLKTYKFDGILAGELGIIDFGRNTLQLPIIADTTLNIMNSSTITFLEERGLKGISLSNELDLKGIREIRASKDLEVEALVYGKLAIMTTETCPLTSGDQCQDYCDHCKSRPFYYHWGLKDDKKAVFPFAKDDWGRSIIINNYPVYMIDKIKSFTEIGVTSLRLIFTNENPQDIAEVIRTCRQSLLDKEKSMIKELGISNFTRGHYYRGVE